In Myxococcota bacterium, the genomic window CGATTTAATTGGGCCCGATTGACCAATTTCGCTCCGACTCGCTGTTATTAGGCAGCCCTTCTGCAGGTCCTTCTCCATCTGGGATGTTGCAATCAGCGGCGCCACCGGAGCGATATTGTCCGCCTGGCATTTTAGTTCCACACAGGTGACCTTCCAATAGTCGGATTGATGCTGAGTTTAGTTCTGCCTGACTTAGATCGGCGCCCCTGAAATTGACGCGTTCCAAGCTGGCATCTCTAAAAGAGGTCTTGGCAATAAACTTGGCGTTAGAGAAGTCAGCGCCATCCAAGTCTGATTTCTCAAATGATGTGTTCTGAATGATCGCTTCCTGGAAATCTGCTTGTTCTAGACTGCTATTTACAAACTCAACCCAATCGAGATTCGCGTTCTTGAAATCTACGTCAAATAGGTCTGTTTTGCTGAATTTGACCCTTCTAGCGGTGACGCTCTCAAATTTTGAATCTTTCATCTGACCCTGAGTTACAAGCGTGTTCTCAATCTTCGCCCCTGCGAAGTTTGCAGCGCGGCTTCGTATGTTATTAAGCCGTACACGGTCAAATTGAGCCGTAGCAAAGTCTGCACCTCCTAGATCTGAGGCAGTCATGTCTACATATGCGAATCTAGCCCCAGCGAACTTTGCATTTCTGAGATCAGAGCTATGCATGCGAATGAAATCTTTTTCAGTGCCAATGAACTGGGTCGATTTAAACTGAGCGCCCTTTAGGTGTGCACGATCAAAGCGCTCTCCCGAAGTAAACTTCTGGTTATTGCACTTGGCGCGTGCCGTTAGAACGCAATTGCCGTTGCCATCTGGGCCCTGAGCATGTCTCACACGTTGAGCCCAAGCGCTGCCTCCTAAAATCAGTGTGAATGCTAGTGTCGAAATTTTGTAGTTCATAGTTTTCCCCCTTTAATTACAGCTGTCGTTATTTACCTGTCCGTTTGATTGAGTCGTGTTGCAGAACACAACGCCAGTTTGGATTGAGTTGGCGAATGAGCCATTGAATAGGTTTGCCGATGTAAAGTCGACCTGTGTCAAATCGGCGTTGGTGAAGTTGGCGGCGGTTAGATTTACCCCTATAAATATGCCCTGGGCCAAGTGAGCCCCGTTCAAGTTTGCGCCGGTCCAGTTTCCCTGAAAGCATTGCGCCTGAGTTAAGATGGCGTTTTCGAATACCGTTGCTTGCGCTGACACCGTGACACAACTGACGTCTGTGAAATCGGCTCCGGTAAAATTGGCTTTATCGATCGTTGTCTCGTTGATCACTGCTCGGTGCATGATTGCGCCTCTAAGTACGGCAGAGACAAGGCTTGCTCTCGAAAAATCAGGTTCTGTAACGATCGCATTTAGCCAGGAGCTCGTATCTAGAATCGCCTGATTAAAGATGGGCGATTGGCCAAAGGCGTTATCGAAGCTGGCGGCGTTCAGTTTGGCGTTTACAAAGAACGCACCGGTAATGTTGGCTGAATCAAACCTGCTTTGATTTAGAATCGCGTTGGTAAAATCGGCATTGGTTAGATTTGCACGGGTAAACACTGCCGCTGTTAGATCCTGGTTTCTAAAGCTGACGCCGGTAAGATCGCGTCCGGTAAAGTCTTTGGTGGCGCCTGCGCCGCCTAAGTATTGGCTATTAGGCGTGAAGACTGAATCATTCAGATCACCACATGCGCTAAACATCAAGATAACCGCAGGGATGACAAATAACTTAAAATTCATAAGCCACCCCTACGCTCACCGAGCCTCCGTGGATGGTTCTGCTAACGGGCGATCCTGAAATCAGTGCGTGGAAAGAGTAGCCTAGCTCGCTGAATACCCCCCAGTGGTTATTGAACAGGTAACGTACGCCGGGAAGGATGGCGAAATGATAGCCCCAGTTTGCGGGACTATTGAAGTAGACCGTGGGCCCTGCGAGAAATTGAACGTAAACACCTAAAAAGCCACTGCCCTCGCTGAGGCCGATGGGTAACATGACTCGGGCAGACACAGATGGGTCCAATGCGTAAGTACTCGACTGATAGTAGCCAGCGATCTGTCCGCCTAGTTGCAAAGTGTTCGCGATCTTGCCGGCTCCAATTGGTAGATTGAAGCCTAGGGATAAGCCTGGACCCACCCAATTGCTGCCAAATAATTGAGTAAGCTTAAAAGTAAACTCCGCCGTTTCTTCGCGAATCGGCTTTTTGACCTCAGGTTCCAAAAAGCTGATTCGGGCTGTCTGAGCCACGCTTGCGCAGGAAAAACCCAGGAACATGGCCAGACAAAAATGTCTCATAAATATACAATATCAAACGACTCGGGATGAGTTCAAGCAATCGTTGAAATTATTTGGCATAACATTGATTTAGTGCTGAACTCCAGCGGCATATCGAAGCGGAATCGCATGCTTTCTTTTCCGAGAAGGTGCACTGGCTTAGACATTTGTCCTGCTTCCACTGGCAGATTTGACCCGAACCTTCGCAAATATCTTTTTCTGCCAGCTCGCCGCAGCAATCGAGCATCTTTTGTCCTTCGCATGAAGACGATCGATGCAATTCACCCTCTGTATCCACGGCAAAGCAGGCGCGCTGCTTAACTTGCTTTTGATCCAAGTCGCTCAATTTGGCATGGGTCATCCGGATGCCGTTAAAGTTCGCTTGCCCCAAACTGGCTCCTTCTAATTGTATGGAACCAGCGAAGACGGCGCACTCAAACTGCGCGCTAGAAAGTTTCGCGCGCTTAAAATTGACGCCCTCTATATGTGCATGCGCGAAATTAGCGCGGGCCGCATTACTGGAAACCAAGTTTAAATCAACAATTTGAGCGTTGTTTAGCTTGGCATCAGGAAGTCTTGCACCACTCATATCCACATGCGTTAGGGCAGATTTGGAGAAATTTGCTTTAGCCAAGCTTGCGCCTTTGAAGCTCGAGTCACTGATCTTGGTATGATAGAAATTGGCCCCGCGACCAATAATCCTGTCTAAATGAGAATGCTCTATCTCAGCATCAGTAAAATCCGCATCTTGAAAATCGGTCCCCTTGGCGGATACATAGTCTAACTTGGCTTGCGTAAACTTGCTGGATTTAAACTTCATGCCGTTCAAATTTATTAGCGAGCCGCTAGTTCCTTTAAAACTTTGCTCTGCGCAGTCGGACTTAACTTTGACAACACACAGTTTTTCTTCAAGGTTTTTGCCAATCGTTTTTATCGACCTTTCTTCCCCTGCCAGCACTGTCAGGGCAAACATAGCGGGAATCCAGAGCTTTCTCATTAATCCAAGGTAACAACGATTCCAAATTGATTTCAATCGAAACTATAAACTATAGTTAGTTAATGAGAGCAGCATTGCTCATATTTATATATTCTACCCTCTGTGCAGGCAGCGCAGCACCCCTCCGGGAGCAAGCCAACGCGCTGGGGGACAGAATCGATGCCATTCAAGACTTTTTGCAAAAGCAGCGAACTCTTAAGACGGACGACCTGTTTGCAATCGCTCAATCTTTCCTACGTGCCTTTCCAATAAGCACTGAGGGGGCTGAGCCAAAAACGGCAGGGGCATACGCAAAAGCTCGGGCTCTCTTTCTGTCGGGCAAATTTGAGCAGTCCCAAGCAATATTGCTGAATCTTCCCAAAGCTGAGCGTTATGAATTCCAGCGCGTTTACCTACTGGCCGCAATTAAAGTGCATCAGGGCCAGTTAGACGCAGCTAGCAAATTGTTTGCATCGATGGCTTATCTTACCCCCCGCGATCGATCGGATATCGAGGTGCAACGCCTCGCATTGAAAGCCACTGGCATGATCGCTGAGGAGCAACATCAAGACGAGCTTGCTTTACGAATTTATGAGAAATTAGGTGACTGTGAATATGAACAGGCCAGAATTTATCTGGCACAAAATAATTTTCGTGCCGCGATGGCTCTCTTAACTAAGCTTCAAACTAGGCTTGCTGAGCGCCCTGAAACCTGGATAAATGACCAAGAAAGCATGCGCTCGCTTTTTCACATTCAAAACCGACTCATCACCGATCAAGAGGGCCTCGCAATGGCCAGGAATCACTATAATGATTTAGGCGCTGAGCTTTCAGGCTGGTTTGGACTATTACAGGAAAGATTGGATGAACTAGCCAAGCCCCAGCTTGAAATCCCGATTGTATGTCATCCCGGGACAGACGATTGCTTGGTAACTATCGCCTTGGATGAGAAAGTTTTGCTAGATCGCCAGGCTGTTTCGCCAAACATGATGGCAACTTTGCCGGTGGACTTTGGGACCCATCAGTTCTCGATTAACCAGCAAGCTTACTGGTTAACAGTTTCGCTTAGCAAAGATTTCCAAGCTGATTTTGTTTTTATGGACACTAAGCATGAGCGCCCTCAAACGGATTTAACATATGTGAGCAAGCTTCATGAGATGATTGGCCTCTCCCAGGCAACGAGCCAACAGCTTTCAGGCGATCAAAATACCACCTTCAATGAACTGAAACTCGGCTTAGAAGCATTAAGCGCAAAAGTTGCCCATGCTCAAAAATTAGAAGCATCTAGTTTAAGGCCCGAGTTAGCGCGTTACCTGAAGCAAATTGACGGTGAGATTCTACTCATTACATCCCAGGCCAATATTTTTCAGTCCGAAACAAGCGTTCAGCGTGAAGCAACCATTATCAAAGAAAAGAATGTAAAGCTAAAGATGCCAGATTAACGTTAGCTTACGGGCCGTAACCGCAAATCAATTCCAACCCGTCCTAAGAAATGACCCATATATCTCACTAAATCCAGCAGCCCTTCCTCAGACAACTGATCAACTCGCTTTTGCAATATCTCCTGTACGCCCGATGCATCGCAAATTCCTTGGCATCGCTTTCGAAAACTTTCCAACATGTCCACAGGATAAGTTCTTCTAATCCCCAGTGGTCCTGTATCGTCCGTCTTCGACAAAGAAGACGATGGCTCCGATGGATACAACTGGATCGCCCACGCCGATAAAGAATGAAGCAAAGCCGCTATTCTCTCGTCTTCATACCGACAGAAATAGCCAAAATAACAGCTTTGAGCAGCCTTAATATCAACGAATGTCTGGTCCAGCGTTCCTTGAAACAACTTAAGATGCGCCTGATTGAGCTCTTTGATCATCTCAGCGTCCTTTTCTTTACGAGCGACTTCATTTTTTTTTGGCTGAGACCAGAAGGTTTCGCCCAAAGAAACATCGCGAGCGATGGCTCGAGCCACGGTTGCAACCGCTAATTTATTGGCGGTGCCAGCGGCAATCGCAGCCGGGGCGTTGCGTTCCTTAGAATACTTCTTAAACAGCCGGTCCAAAGTATATACAGACAAAAAAACCCAAACAAGTAGCAATGGTGCCCACTCCCGTAAACTTTCTGAACTGGAAACATCGGGGAGTAGTCCCGGAGCCAAGATAACTTTGATAAATAAATTAGCCACGCCCCATGTAGCTGCTCCCAGCGTTTTCAAACGGCGGTCACGAACACTCTCGGCAGCACTCAAGTTTTCCCAGGGCTTTATACGGTAGTCAAGGCTGGCGCATACACTCAGCAGCAACACTGTAGGCGCCCAACCCGAATTCCAGGCATACTCAAACGAGCCAGGTTGGGAGAAATGGGTTAGAAGAGAAGCCATCAATACGACAGCTCCAATTTTCAGCATCACAGAAATTTTTCCGAAATTACGATGTTCATTTTGCGAGCGAACTTACTAAAATATTTCGCCCGAGCATTCTGTTGATGACTTATAAGTTCATTTAAATGGTTTTGAAATTCGTTCACAACCACTTTGCTCGCACAATGGCTAGCGTAATCGGCCGCGAGCTTATCTAACAAGGCATGGGCTCTCCACGCCGGAGAGTCTTTAGGGGGATTATCTTCAGGATAAACAGGTTCAATGGAATCAGCCAGCTCGAGCAGACGCCTTGCTATCGTATTTTCATCACTTCTAAAATAGCCCACGGACTTGGCCAGATCATTCGAGCAATTTTTAAGCTGGTTATGCAGGTAGTTTTCCTTCAGCTCTTCGGCTATCTTCGCTGCTCTTAAAACAACACTGATATCAACAGTGCCATTTGGTCCTGCAAACGCGTGATTCATAAATAGAAAACAAATTAAAACAAGAATTCTAAACATACCTAAACTTTACGTCGATTTTTATTTTTTTCAACAGTTTATTTAAAGCACGCATAGACACTAGTTAACGTCCTGAATGATCCAGGTCTACGAAGCGCGTAATGTTATTAAAGAAGCGCAACTCGAACTGACCTGTAGGCCCGTTACGGTTTTTGGCAATAATGATCTCAGCAACGCCCTGCTTATCTTCCGGCGTTTTATCGCGTAAGTAATACTCTTCACGGTACAAGAAAGCAATAATATCCGCATCCTGCTCAATCGCACCGGATTCACGCAAATCGCTCATCATCGGGCGCTTATCCGTTCTCGATTCAACCCCACGATTCAGCTGGGACAAAGCAATCACCGGGATTTTAAGTTCGCGAGCAATGCTCTTAAGGCCTTTGGAGATTTCAGCCACTTCCGTAGCCTTGTTGTCGTAGCCTTCTGGGCCCGTCATAAGCTGCAAATAATCGACGATCACCAGTTTGACGTCATGCCTGAGAGCCATCCTTCGGCACTTGTTACGCATTTCGGCGATCGATAGCGCTGGGGTCTCATCTATATATAGAGGGGCTTCGCCTAAATGACCGGCAGCGGCGACCAGTTGAGCAAACTCGTTTCGCTGGACCATACCCCTTCGAAGGTTGGATAAATCGATGCGAGCTTCCGAACCGATCAAACGGTGAACCAACTGCTCTGCACCCATTTCTAAAGAGAAAAAGGCCACCGGTGTTTTGCTATGCATGGCCACATGGGCGGCAACGTTCAAAGTAAACGCTGTTTTCCCCATCGAAGGTCTTGCGGCCACAACAATGAGTTCGCCCGGTTGCAAGCCACTGGTTAAGCGATCAAAATCGGCGAAGCCAGAAGACAGACCCACCAAATGGGTCTTGTTGTTAAACATCAACTCCAGGCGTTTCATCGCCAGGCTGACCAGTTCTTGAATCGGGATCATCCCCTTTTGGGACACTTCATCTCTGATTTGTAAGATAACCCGTTCGGCTTCATCGATTACATCAACGACTTTGCGATCCTGACGATACGAAGACTGCACTACTTTGGTAGCAGCAGAGATTAACTTACGCAGCGTGGATTTATCTTTAACCAGCTTGGCATATGCGCCCACATGAGCGGAAGTCGGAAACAATGTCTCCAAACCAGCCACAAATGGCGGCCCGCCAACTTGATCCAACTTTTGAGCCTGGATCAGCTCATCCACCACCGTAATGGTATTAACGGGTTGGTGATCTGCTGCTAGCGATTGCATCGCCGCGTATACAGCCGCGTGAGCAGGATGATAAAAATCGTCAGCCCGCAGGCCTTCCATGTTCACTTGTTCAAAAGCTTCGCCGTCAATGAGCAGCGAGCACAAAGTACCGCGCTCAGCATCCAGTGCATGCGGCGGCTGGCGCCCGTGCAAGCTGCTGAGCTGCAATGAGGTATCAGAATCCGATGAAGGCTTTTGGGTATCCATTTCTTGATTAAACATTTAATTCACTAGCGTTTATGAGCCGCTCACCTCTAATTGCCTGTTTGAGCCTCACCTGACAAGGGGGGAGCCCGCCCTCAAAGCTTGTCAAAACTCGCGCCGACTGCCTATAACCTTATGATGACCAAGCCTTATCAGATGACCGCGCGCCGCAAACTCGCCATTGCCACCTGGGCTTCTCCTAAAGAGGGCAACATTTATGGCAAAATGACCATCGATATGACCAATGCCCTGGGTTATATGAAGGAGCTGAATGAAACGGCGTCAGAAAAAGTAACCATCACCCATTTGGTTGGCAGAGCCGCAGGTCTTGCGCTCAAAGCTGCGCCTGATCTGAACGGCCGCATTGTCTTTGGCCGATACATACCGCATGAAACCGTCGATCTCGCTTTTTTGATCGCCATCCCCAATGGCTATGATTTAGGCAAGTTTAAGGTTTGCAATATCGATCAAAAAAGCCCCCAGGAGATTGCTCACGAATTAAAAGCAGCCGCCCTCAAGTTGCGAACAGGCAAAGATGCGGAATTTAAGAAAAGCCAAGGTCTTATCAAAGCACTGCCTACCTTTATAATTCGGCCCCTTTTAAGGCTCACAGGCTATGTGACCGGCGCGCTGGGTCTCAATGTCAAAGCTTTGGGGCTTGAGGCTTATCCCTTTGGATCAGCTATCATCACCAGTGTCGGCATGCTGGGCATTGATGAGGCCTACCCCCCCCCTACCCCATTCGCACGGGTACCGGTGTATCTTGTCGTAACGCAGATTAAAGACCGTCCCGTGGCCCTGGATGGCCAAGTGGTCATTCGGCCGCAATTGGATCTGACGGTCACCATCGATCATCGTTTCATTGATGGCTTTAGAGCTGCGCAGCTGTCAAAAATCATTCGGCAATATTTAGAAGATCCAAAAGCTTTCGACAGTGCTCAGGCCAAAAGTCCAAAGACCGCCCCGTAAATCAAATACTGCAAGATGTGATAGCCCGCATCAATCAGCCAAAGTTTGAAACTTCGGCCACCGAATTGGTAATTAATGCCAAAAGAGGTTGCGACAAACCCTACCCCAATCAGCAATCCCAACGTTAAAGCCTGACCGATGGCAGGATGAGGGCCGACAAGCCAGCCAAAGATTGCGGCTGAGATCAAAGAAAATAGAAACGAAGCCAAAAAGGGCGTGGCGCCATGCCCCTGGCCTTCTGGTTTAGGATCTATTTTCGCTTCACGCACCCAAACAGCGCCGAATAAGCAATTAGAATACCAAAGACCGCCCAATAGAAAAATAGAAAGCGCTGAGATCAATAAAGGAAAAAATGCAACATTCATGTCATTTATTTAACATAGATTCGCAAAATACTACTTTCTGACTTTCACAAACAACCTAAGCATTACCTGACTGCCCAGCAGATTTTCCAGTTCTTTGCGCGCAAGTTGACCAATCTGTTTCAACTTTTCGCCGCCTTTACCGATGACAATGGATTTATGTCCGTCCCTGGCCACTTCCAAAATGGCAGAAATATCGACCAAACTTTTCTTAGAATCTTCTCTGCGGCTTTCATCGAACGATTCAATATGCACCTGCATGGCATGCGGTACTTCTTTTTCAAGAGCCAACAGAACCTTCTCTCTGATAAGCTCAGCGACGAGTTCGCGTTCCGATGCATCGGTAATCGCTTCTTCGTCAAACAGAAATTTTGCTTCAGGCAAAAGCGAACTAAGCGTTTTCACCAGATGCGGCAGACCTTCTTTGGTGCGCGCAGATACAGGGATAATCAGCGCAGGGTTCAGCAATTCATGCCAAGCTTGCATCACGGGCAAGACTTCTTTCTGGTCTTTAAACCGGTCAATCTGATTCAAAATCAAGATGACATTCTCAGGCAAACGCGCAGGGGGCTTGGTAGGGTTCAGCTTCGCATCCGCAATCCAGCAAACAACATCAGCCGCTGGCACGGAGCCCTTATCCGTCATCCCCGGCGTATCGACAAAAATCAGCTGAGCATTTTCTTTGGTAACCACACCATTCAAAACGCGTCGCGTCGTATTAGGTTTGTAAGTCACCGGCGCTAATTTCTGGCCGATCAAAGCATTTAATAAAGAACTTTTACCTGCATTAGGCAAACCCACCAACGCAATCGTCCCGCAATGTTGTGTCATAAACGTTTATATAAAGTGCTTTCCGATACTCTACAAGGCAGCTCATCCGTTTCTTAGACCCGTATTGACTGAATATATTTTGACCTAGAGAGCGCAAAAATGCGAACAATCCGTCTAAGTATCATGCTTCTTTTTTGCCTTTCATTTGCGCAAACTGCCAACGCAGACTCGTTTCGCAAGTTTGCTGCGGATTTTGCAGGATCTTGTGTTTACGGTGGCCTCTTCGTAGTATTTCTCCAACAAATAGGCGGTATCGGCCCATGGATGCTGTTCGCAGCTCATAAGATTTTGATAGAGCCCGGAGTACGCCGCAAGGAATAAGAGCGCAACTCGCGCAGCTAATTGCGTATGTCGAAAAATTTCGTTCTATGCACAGCATTTCTTGTCGCCAGCATTTCATACTCCCTACCTGCGCATGCGTCCTTTAGTGCGGGTACGTGGTCTAAACTTGGCGCGGGTTATGTAATATATTGTGTTGCTAGCGCAGGGGGAATAGCTAGCGTCCTGGCCATGATCGTGGAGGGGCTTGCAATCAAGAATCCTAGCGGATCGAAATAGGGGCGCGGCTCTTTACGTTGATGTTGCATGACGAAAAAGATCATGTTGTGCACCCTCTTGTTGATGGGCAATGCATCTTTAGCCTGTCCCAATCTTCACCCTGAGGTGAGAGCGTTTGGGAGCGACATGCTGACCATAGCTTGTCGTTTTGCCTGGGTAGGCCTCACCATCCTTGGCGTCAGAACAACCATCTTGGGTCTGCCGGATTTTTTGAAATACTAACCACAAGCACAACGTTGCATAAGTCATGAACAAAAAAATCACGCTGTGTGCTCTTTTACTTCTTGGAAACCTTTCTATGGCTCA contains:
- a CDS encoding pentapeptide repeat-containing protein, whose protein sequence is MNFKLFVIPAVILMFSACGDLNDSVFTPNSQYLGGAGATKDFTGRDLTGVSFRNQDLTAAVFTRANLTNADFTNAILNQSRFDSANITGAFFVNAKLNAASFDNAFGQSPIFNQAILDTSSWLNAIVTEPDFSRASLVSAVLRGAIMHRAVINETTIDKANFTGADFTDVSCVTVSAQATVFENAILTQAQCFQGNWTGANLNGAHLAQGIFIGVNLTAANFTNADLTQVDFTSANLFNGSFANSIQTGVVFCNTTQSNGQVNNDSCN
- a CDS encoding 2-oxo acid dehydrogenase subunit E2, giving the protein MTKPYQMTARRKLAIATWASPKEGNIYGKMTIDMTNALGYMKELNETASEKVTITHLVGRAAGLALKAAPDLNGRIVFGRYIPHETVDLAFLIAIPNGYDLGKFKVCNIDQKSPQEIAHELKAAALKLRTGKDAEFKKSQGLIKALPTFIIRPLLRLTGYVTGALGLNVKALGLEAYPFGSAIITSVGMLGIDEAYPPPTPFARVPVYLVVTQIKDRPVALDGQVVIRPQLDLTVTIDHRFIDGFRAAQLSKIIRQYLEDPKAFDSAQAKSPKTAP
- a CDS encoding pentapeptide repeat-containing protein gives rise to the protein MNYKISTLAFTLILGGSAWAQRVRHAQGPDGNGNCVLTARAKCNNQKFTSGERFDRAHLKGAQFKSTQFIGTEKDFIRMHSSDLRNAKFAGARFAYVDMTASDLGGADFATAQFDRVRLNNIRSRAANFAGAKIENTLVTQGQMKDSKFESVTARRVKFSKTDLFDVDFKNANLDWVEFVNSSLEQADFQEAIIQNTSFEKSDLDGADFSNAKFIAKTSFRDASLERVNFRGADLSQAELNSASIRLLEGHLCGTKMPGGQYRSGGAADCNIPDGEGPAEGLPNNSESERNWSIGPN
- the era gene encoding GTPase Era, encoding MTQHCGTIALVGLPNAGKSSLLNALIGQKLAPVTYKPNTTRRVLNGVVTKENAQLIFVDTPGMTDKGSVPAADVVCWIADAKLNPTKPPARLPENVILILNQIDRFKDQKEVLPVMQAWHELLNPALIIPVSARTKEGLPHLVKTLSSLLPEAKFLFDEEAITDASERELVAELIREKVLLALEKEVPHAMQVHIESFDESRREDSKKSLVDISAILEVARDGHKSIVIGKGGEKLKQIGQLARKELENLLGSQVMLRLFVKVRK
- the dnaB gene encoding replicative DNA helicase, with the translated sequence MFNQEMDTQKPSSDSDTSLQLSSLHGRQPPHALDAERGTLCSLLIDGEAFEQVNMEGLRADDFYHPAHAAVYAAMQSLAADHQPVNTITVVDELIQAQKLDQVGGPPFVAGLETLFPTSAHVGAYAKLVKDKSTLRKLISAATKVVQSSYRQDRKVVDVIDEAERVILQIRDEVSQKGMIPIQELVSLAMKRLELMFNNKTHLVGLSSGFADFDRLTSGLQPGELIVVAARPSMGKTAFTLNVAAHVAMHSKTPVAFFSLEMGAEQLVHRLIGSEARIDLSNLRRGMVQRNEFAQLVAAAGHLGEAPLYIDETPALSIAEMRNKCRRMALRHDVKLVIVDYLQLMTGPEGYDNKATEVAEISKGLKSIARELKIPVIALSQLNRGVESRTDKRPMMSDLRESGAIEQDADIIAFLYREEYYLRDKTPEDKQGVAEIIIAKNRNGPTGQFELRFFNNITRFVDLDHSGR
- a CDS encoding pentapeptide repeat-containing protein, translating into MRKLWIPAMFALTVLAGEERSIKTIGKNLEEKLCVVKVKSDCAEQSFKGTSGSLINLNGMKFKSSKFTQAKLDYVSAKGTDFQDADFTDAEIEHSHLDRIIGRGANFYHTKISDSSFKGASLAKANFSKSALTHVDMSGARLPDAKLNNAQIVDLNLVSSNAARANFAHAHIEGVNFKRAKLSSAQFECAVFAGSIQLEGASLGQANFNGIRMTHAKLSDLDQKQVKQRACFAVDTEGELHRSSSCEGQKMLDCCGELAEKDICEGSGQICQWKQDKCLSQCTFSEKKACDSASICRWSSALNQCYAK
- a CDS encoding DUF1761 domain-containing protein, translated to MNVAFFPLLISALSIFLLGGLWYSNCLFGAVWVREAKIDPKPEGQGHGATPFLASFLFSLISAAIFGWLVGPHPAIGQALTLGLLIGVGFVATSFGINYQFGGRSFKLWLIDAGYHILQYLIYGAVFGLLA